The DNA region taaaattataaaaatagtagatatgaacttataactttaaaaatataatgagttcaatgctTAAAActcttaaaagttgaacccatagaatTTAAATCTCAAATCCGCTTCTGCTGGCAACCTTTCTCCTTTCAAATGGCCCTCCATAATCATCTAAACAACTTCATTAAGCAAAGGTTACTAACTCATTTTTAGagttaaaaaaaatcaaacactACGATGTCACGTATACGTTAAATTAGGTACTATATTTCACAAAATATTGCACACGCATCCTATTTGGTCGCTCTCATTTACTCTATACctactttttaaaaaagttttaacttgtacctattttttaaacaatttcaggtctttttctcctcctcctcctcctcctcctcctcctcctcctcctcctcctcctcctttgtcttcttcttcttcctcttcttcttcggaTGACAGtgattttatatggtgtttgtgaatatattttaaggtagtttatAATGTTTACAATGGTGAGCTGTTATGAcgttttatttttttactattgcttagagtttcttcttcttctttttcgtaATTGTAAAATGGGTTCAATagatttattgttattttgacaaattgatgatttgGGTTTATTCccgatgatatttggaggttatattttgtcacgacccaaaattccaccacaggcgtcgtgatagcacctagtctctaagactaggtaagccgatttctactacattttgaagccatttttttttgaattaaaatctaacagcgaaaataattacaatacacaacctccgaagactagtagtactgagtcacgaactctaactgaatacatggaatgatcacgaggaccgaatatacaatactgtttgattacaaattaatagtacaatgaaatgaaaagactccaagggactgcgacggccaagcagctctaccttgaatccttatgatcgcgctttaactctgctcaaatccaatatcttcaatacctggctctgcacaaaaatgtgcagaagcgtagagtgagcacaccacagcggtaccaagtaagtatcaagactaacctcaatggagtagagacgagatacagtcaagacactcactagtctaataacatgtgcaatataatatacaatataataggaaataaataacaagagggcaacatgaaacaaccagtgatatgcacaacagacaacaagaataccattaatatcgctcaacaattaataagtaTAATTACACcaaattaaatcaagtccttcaaataaatgtctctCTATATAATTTTTTTCCAAATAATTCTCTATCAAATATaagttttctcaaataattatttttcaaatataattctttcaataaatcttttcaaatataatttcctcaaataaatatctttcaaatataattctttcacaaaatactttctaagtaaaaatccttcaaaataaatattttgaatataattctttcaattaaaaagtcaccatgtgacacctcatttcataatcataaaaatacgggtctcagcccattttcatatttttcgtaaccacgggtctcagcccattttcatatttccacggtacctcgtgcccataattaaatcatcatattttttcgACACCTCGTgatctcatttcatatcacaactgcacggacagttcacgtgccaattatcattatcatttcatcacagcacctcgtgcccatatttcatatcacaactgcacggacaattcacgtgccaaatattctcattatttactcacggcacctcgtgcccacatttcattttataatccgtcTGGCAATAGctacaggctctcaatttcaacataaatcagattgttatcaatttaccaacaataagacaagttgcacaaggtatagaaataaatacaaaaaaattacaatatcacatgaaaattatcaatacCATAATCCcgcatcatcacatatcgtccctgacaatagccacccttatcgctcctattgccacccttatcactcctatagccacccttatcgctccgcccgtacaatatcaatagtcacccttatcgctcctattgccacccttatcgctcctatagccacccatatctctccgcccagacaatattccaacaaacacaacgacagtaaaatgtcacccttatacccacataatatcaacagtgaaatgccacccttatatccttaaaataacaacagtgaaatgccacccttatatcctcaaaataacaactcacacaacacaataatttatacgggaaattatcacgacaacataacaaaatcaattcatatcacaatttgcccaatggccacaaccaaattctaaagatacaaccaaatcaataaatttcacaacaaaaagccgaaggctccacacaatgtgtataacaccacaaaaataatcaacggagatagaaattattcagcataaatcaaagccttcattaatccaaatttagataattatattaacgcttcttcttaaacttgcttaattaattatttgcatagaaaaaatttaaaatgaaattaaattcccaGAATTATCAAACCAACGAACTCaaggaattacataaatattaaaataacaatcacatcgaattattatataaaaacaaTTCAAAGACAACTCGACTTCCATACCCATTCcaatacaagttcaaccataccaattttatcgaattccaataacaactcgacttccaaatcttaatttttcatttttggaagattttacaaaaatcttgatttttcctccattaaatccgaattaaatgatggattcaaagacatactcatgaaaattaatcaaaactggataagaatcacttaccccaaacacccacgcaagaatctctctaaaaatcgccttctaccgagctccaaattagattttgagttatgaactcaaacccccgtttttggaacttttaattctgcccagataggacttcttcgcattcgcaaccATTGCTTTGCGTTCGCAAAGGccaaaacccaactgcctcaaatccttcatcgcgttcgcgacctccttgtcgcgttcgcgaaggccaactatttctgccccatcatttcctcttcatgttcgcgaactcctcgtcgcgttcgcgatgaccagctgaccaactccttcgcgttcgcaaaggctaAATGACCCCAGGCCCctatcttcctttcttcttcgcgttcgcgttgcctGGGCCGCAGTCGCGAAGGCTTGCCCTgctccttcttcgtgttcgcgtccaGAGCTTCGCGTTGGCGAAGGCCAAACTGTCAGCCCctcaaattcttcttcgcgaacgcgtgactctcttcgtgttcgcgaagaaggaaaccagacttcagcaacagcggtccaaacaactccaatttggtccgaaaccaccccgaaacacacccgcgcccctcgagaccccatccaatcataccaaccagtcccataacatatcacagactcgctcgaggtttcaaatcacatcaaataataccgaaaatacaaatcgcaccacaaatcgaacttatgaatttccaaaacttccaacttctaaaactcgtgtcgaaacctatcaaagcaacccggaatgacgtcaaattttgcagacacgtctccaatgacataacgaagttgttctaactctcagaatcgcattccgaccccgatatcaaaaagtcaacccccggtcaaactttttaaaattttgagtttcgccatttcaagcttaattccactacggacctccaaataattttccggatacgctcccaagtctaaaattatcatacggagctaacggaactgacagaactccattccggagtcgtatttacacagttccgactacgatcaaaatcctaagacttacgcttcctttttagggactaagtatcccaaatcactccgaatcatccgtaaattaaactcgaccatacacgcgggtcataatatatattgcgaggctgctcgagaccttaagtcactgaacagggcgtaaattcttaaaataacaagtcgggtcgttacatgtttcaaatttgagctcatttggagtagatttatgtattaaatcgtatattggattgttataattcgaagaacaaatttctgtttctgggcaatttgcacttcaggcctatttggccttaagttcATAAAAATGTTAGTTACTCTTCAGACCTTTTggtcttaagtgcatctgaagtgtaatttttcacttcagacttattggccttaagtgtagcaaaccgattgttgcacttcagaccttttggccttaagtgcatatgaagtgcaatttttcactgcAGACTTATTGGCATTAAGTATAGCAAaatgtttgttgcacttcagacctttttgccttaagtgcatctgaagcgcaattttttacttcagatctatttggccttaagtgcatctcaAGTGCAAATTTTCatttcagacttattggccttaagtgaatTGGACTTCAGACTTtatggccttaagtgcatctgaagtgcaatttttttacttcagactaatttttttaacttcaaacccgataagtctgaagttgatcgtaaagtAAGTACGCTTGCAAacttttttgcaaagcgggtataAGTTCAATTGTGACCTCAAaatcgggtatagatgcaaaagccTCTATATTTCAAAAGGGAGCGAGGCCCAAAAATAGCttaaataatactccctccgtctcgTATTAACAGTCGTGGTTATtaaaaatagtaatttcaaattaattgtcattttagaagttcaagataaaactgattattttttttcttttttacccttagtaataattatttttgaagatggagataacacataaatagaataaTATTCAATGAATAAAGATTATATCTTATGACATAAATAAGGATCGAATAGTCAAGTCCCTTTTCTAATTAATATTTCTTTAGGGACGTGTAAAAGAGAAACACAACACATAATAAGAGACGAGGTAGTAGTACCTAATCTTGGTCCTCCTTGCTCCTAAAACCCAACTAACACATAATAAAAGGAAGTAATCATAAACTaacaaaaatgggaaaaatcaatTTCCTCTAAAAGTTAAGGTCATTTCAAGAAAACAAATCAAAGGGGCATCTTTCCAGCTAAGCCAATTACATACACTCGTGGCTTAGCCATATTAAACATTAATTAGGGATATGATAATAACATTTGAAATAGACATTTAATATTCTATAATTATCACCTAGAGCTAAGCAAAACTTGTGAATAATCAAATGAGAATATTCCTCTTCCCTCGTTAAATTCCTTCCCAAGCTGTACCTACTATTTAGACTTACCGCTGACTTTGCCTCATTCGTGAATTAACATTCTCTTCCTTTATAATTGACCTTTAACCTTTAGCAATTAGCACGATAGGCATGTATTTGAAATTTTTGTGAGTAGAAACCAAAATAATCCTCTAAATGAAGACAAGAAATGGAGTTGGCTAGAAAAGATGATGCATGAAGTAACggtgtacaaaccgaaccggATAATCGTACCAAACTGAAAAGTGAAATCAAACTGATTAAAAAATACGActaagtttggtttgatttggtttggtattgagtaaaaaaacggaaccaaaccgacatataaatatataatttttatatatacttttaaaattttatatagaattttttttaaaaaaatgtctagaaatatttgggattctcttttaggatataatatttaatagaatatgaagtgctccatatttataataatgggttgtatgatcactttcttatcaagtgttactgaaatgcatcaatctctttgttctttcatattcatatgtcaagatctattaaattcttatatctttttcgaatttgaaatggtTATTATTATTtcggtatcatattgatttttatgtttaattactaaattcggttaaccttaaaagtgtacatcaacgaaaCATTATTATCAGACGACTAAAagaataactatcatgtgttggTAAGAAAATTCTCTCAtatgaatattttaatagataatatgtttgccaatttttaaaatttctaataaatatatatttactttaaaaataaagaaagattgaaataatatttaagtaacaaaaaattcgaaaaattCGACAAAACCGAActaatccaaaccgatatagttgatttggtttgatttaattttaataaaaatcgAATCAactcggtccatgtacacccctaaatGAACAAACGAAGATGATAGGGAGTTGAGAGAAGTTCAATGTTTTCAGCTTATATAATCTTTCCTTAATTACCTTATTCATTTTAAAGAGTAAACTGTAACTACTGACCAACATTGTCCTCATTTGAACATGTCATTTTCTTTGTTACTTTCTATAACTGTAACTAGTGACAAATACTCACCCCATTTGGGCATGTCTTTTATCTCCCTTCTTATTCTACTTTTGTTAATCCATATTAGTTCCTTTTGTTTTAAGGGATTTCTTTAAAGTTATAAtggaattaaaaaaatttaaccaTGCCAGCTATTTAGTGTCTTTGTATAAATTATTGTAAGTTAACCATACATTGTCACCTCAATTTTGTCGGAAAAAGGTCTAGATATGCCAGTAAACTATACGAAATTGTACACATTTGCCCGTCATTAACAGGTGGACTCAGTCCTGCCCTTGCCGTGTATAAGTTGGGTCACACATGCCTTTTTTTGTAATAAACCTTACTAATAAAATATTTAGCACCAGATTTTGACAAGTGTCACAATCTGATGTATTTCATCTATATCCTGATATTAAATAATAAACCAACCTGACCCATTACTCTTGTTTTATTAAACTGACCTGACCCGGTAAACTAATTAATAACCAGGTAAACTAATTAATATTAATGTTCATTTGCCCAACTTGATATGGGTGGAAAAACTAAAATTTGCTTTAACTAAATTAGCATCTCCTATCCTCGATACTTCATTATTTAGATGAGCAGCCTTCTTGTCTTTAtcatgaattttaaaattttgatgGATTGTGATTTCCAACCAAAAGTGCAAATTTGGCGTTTATGCCAAAAAGGTTGATTGAAGCTTGGAATTTATTTAAATGgaattcattttctttgtttggtGATGTAACAAGAGCAGCGTGCACGATAAGATTTTCTATTTTGCCTAGGTCATTATCTcttaatcaattaattaattcATTAACTAATAATCTGACCAAAaccaaaaagaagagaaaaaggaggAAATAAGTAAACATAATTTTGAACTCTTTGTTATTTGGATTATCTAGAAGATCTCTATTTTGCCTCCAAGTGGCAGGTTTTGTACCCTTTGCAGTTTTCTTTTCtcattattttgaatattttgaccTTAGATCAAAGCATATCGGACCTAAGAAGAAGACAAGGACTAGgttgttttaacttttaacccTTATTACTAAGTCCAACTGCATGTAAAATCAAAGAACTTTTGACTACCCTATGTTTGCACATCCTTTTCAATATAATTCTATCATTGCGACTCAGCAATAATATTCAATTTAAGGACATTGCTTTCCTCATCATAGTTGTGAAAATTTCAATTTAAGTCGTAAGGATTGTGCAGTGGCGAAGTCAGAAATTTTTCCTATGGTATTCTAacttgaaagaaaaaaataattcccTAAAAatggtgttcaatatatgttatatacctctaaaacctaatattttacctatatatataATGTAAGTTTTCAATAAAGGGTGGTCATTTGACCAACCTTAACCCAACTTAGCTTCGTCCCGGACTTGTGTACTTATAATTACGATCAAAAGCGAAGCTACATGCGTCAAAAAAGGTTCAATCTCTTCGTTAAAAATATAATTACATATTACAAATAGGATAGAAAgataatttattttgtatttatataaatggttgaatctttttcataaaaaaaaaattcttgtcTAGCAATCAAAGGTGGTTCAAAAATTGCTTCAGATTGTAGGTTTTACGTGTGACgctcttttaatttattttttgaatccgTTTGTAATAATTTCTAGTTTCGCCACTGATTATGATTTGGAAATTAAATACTTAGGTTATAACTCAATTTAATTTGATCCatacaaattttaaaattcataaaatttcATTCTTGACCTAGTTATTATAGTTAGTGTTTTAAAATGCGCGGGCGTAAGGCGATGCATTTTATATATGCCTtagcgaggcgtaagccccatgtgtatttaatttgtaatattttataaaataatataattatagtaaatatttttaaatgggtaaaattgcataaaataaataaaaaatatatatagatgtGTTCCATCCctacaaaaaactaatcaaaacaatctattatccGATACTTACAAGCACAAATAACTTGAGTTGAAAAGAAATTTGTAAACAAATCAACAGTATTATGACCATAACTCTCCTAGTTATGACCAAATCAACAAAGATAGATTCAACTTTTGGATCAAAGAGGGTCATCGATCCCCACACTCAGGTGCATGATATAATCATTAATCAGTCAGACTAACACTAaaccaaaatttgaaaataaaatatttcttaTTAAAATAGGGAATAAAGAACAAGTCATCCTTTAACATTAATAccatctttattttttatttggagATAATGAAACCAGAATATTACCTAATACAAACAAACTTACAAACATAGGAAAGCAACAGAATATGAGACAAGAGCACAACTTTGAATTATAGGTAtctcagatatatatatataaagcccaCATTAACAGAAACAAAGACATGTAGACAACTTTCTCCACTACTATCATTTAGACCAAGTAAAGAAGCCTCAAATACTCCTCAGCTCTTACTATTTTCTTCTCCCTAAAAACCTTTATTGCAATGGAAATTAACTTCCAAAAACAACAGCAAAAAGAGGCAAAAGTGACCAAATTGAAGGGCAGAAACAATAGAAGTAACAAGTTTGTTGGTGTGAGGCAAAGGCCTTCAGGGAGATGGGTAGCTGAGATCAAAGACACAACACAGAAGATAAGAATGTGGCTTGGAACTTTTGAAACTGCTGAAGAAGCTGCTCGTGCTTACGATCAAGCTGCTTGCCTTCTTCGTGGATCAAACACACGAACCAACTTCGTTACTCGAGTCTCAGTTGATTCACCACTTGCTTCGCGGATTAAAAATCTCCTCAACAGCAAGAAAACTGCAAAGCCGAGCAGCCATGATCAGAAGGAGCAGAGTTCAGCTTCTTCTACAACTAGTAGTCACAACATCAATCAAAATACTAGTAGTGTGACTAGTAACAACAGCAATAATTCAAGTCCAATGATCAGTACtagttattttgatgattctatTTCTAGTCAGAATATAGAACCGATCCATCTTCTTGAAAATGCAGCACTAGCAGATGATTACATGTCTTATGATCAAATAACACTTTCTTGTAATCAAGAATTGCAACTACAAGAAAGTCAACTGTTTGATGACACATATAAGCCTGATCTGAGCAACTGCTCTGATGAATTCGATGTGGGATATTCGTCTTCTTCTGCTTCtaattcattttcttttactaATTCCTCACAGCTTGAAATGTCATGGAATTTTGCACAAGAATTGTTGGATCATCCCAAGAATGTGGTTTTGGATGAGACAACTGAGATGGGGCTCGTAGAATTTGAGAGAATGAAAATGGAAAGGTCTATATCAGCATC from Nicotiana tabacum cultivar K326 chromosome 24, ASM71507v2, whole genome shotgun sequence includes:
- the LOC107788741 gene encoding ethylene-responsive transcription factor ERN1-like, with protein sequence MEINFQKQQQKEAKVTKLKGRNNRSNKFVGVRQRPSGRWVAEIKDTTQKIRMWLGTFETAEEAARAYDQAACLLRGSNTRTNFVTRVSVDSPLASRIKNLLNSKKTAKPSSHDQKEQSSASSTTSSHNINQNTSSVTSNNSNNSSPMISTSYFDDSISSQNIEPIHLLENAALADDYMSYDQITLSCNQELQLQESQLFDDTYKPDLSNCSDEFDVGYSSSSASNSFSFTNSSQLEMSWNFAQELLDHPKNVVLDETTEMGLVEFERMKMERSISASLYAVNGVQEYIENFYDPSEPLWDLPPLCSLLC